The sequence CTATGCACCCCTTTAAGAGAAGACGAGCCTAAAAGCCAACCTAACACCGCCAAAGAGATTTTAAGCCAGAACAAACACAGCCAGGATCATTACTTCGTTGTGCCTAAAATCATTGAATAGGTTTTATTGAATAGGTTTCATATCAAGTTAAAAACTTGATTTTTGAAATCAAACAGACAGAAAAAAGCGCTTTCAGCCTTTTTTTAACTCATCAAGGGTTTCCACTAACCCCGCAATCGCTTTGTTGATTTCTTCATGCGTGATAATGTAAGGGGGCATGAGGTAAATGGTGTTGTTTAAAGGGCGCAATAACAGGCCTTTGGTTAGAGCTTTTTTAAAAACCGCCAAACTCAAACGCTCTTTGGTTTGAATGAAGACTTCAAAGGCAAAGACCATGCCCAAATGCCTTAAATCAGACACCACTTGTTGATCTATCAAGGGTTTTAATGCGTTTTGGAGCGCGTTAAAAATAAACCCGCTTAAAGCCTTGTTCTTTTCAATAACATTTTCTTTTTCAAAAATATCCAGCGTAGCGTTTGCGCATGCGCATGCTAGGGCGTTTCCTGTGTAGCTGTGCGAATGCAAAAACGCTTTATTTTCTTCATAGGGAGCGTAAAATTGGTTATAGATTTCATTATGGGTTAATAGCACGCTTAAAGGCAAATACCCCCCACTAATCCCTTTAGACAAGCATAAAAAATCCGGCTCAATTTCGCATTGTTCAAAAGCGAACATGCTCCCTGTGCGCCCAAACCCAGTAGCGATTTCATCAAAAACAATGTGGATGTTTTTTTGCTTACACAATAAAACGGCTTGTTTTAAATATTTTGCACTATAAATATGCATATTCCCTGCGCATTGCAAAAGAGGCTCTGCAATGAAGGCGCAAATTTCTTCATGATACTTGTCTAACAAACGCTTTAAGGCGTTCAAACTATTTTCTATTTCATTGTCGTTTTTAGGCACAGGCGTAGTGAGATTTTTGAGCAATAAAGGGGTGTAAGTGTCTTTATAGAGTTTCACATCGCCCGCACTTAACGCTCCCAAAGTCTCACCATGATAGGAATTAGAGAGCGATAAAAAAAGCTTTTTGTGGTTCGTTTGATTCTTTAAAAAATGGGCATGATAGCTCATCTTCAAAGCGATTTCAATACAAGATGAGCCGTTATCCGCATAAAAGCATTTGTCCATATGAGTGAGCTGGCAAAGCCTTTGAGAGAGCGTGATGATGGGCTTATGGCTAAAAGAAGCCAAAAGGACATGCTCTAGATTATCAATTTGATTTTTAAGCTGCTGGCTGATGTAGGCGTTATTATGCCCAAAAAGATTCACCCACCATGAGCTGATCAAATCCATGTAAGCGTTATCATTAAAATCATAGAGGTAAATCCCTTGAGCCTTTTTAATGGGGATAATGGGGAAATTTTGATGCTCTTGCATTTGCGAGCAAGGGTGCCAAAGATACTCTAAATCCAAAGCGGCTAAATTTTCTTGAAAATTCATGTTAAAAACTCTCTATAATAAGGATAATTTTAATAACCTTTGGTTAAAATAAGGTTATTTGATTTTACTATAAGGTTGTTTAAACCTGAATTTCACATTTTTTATTTTTTAAAAGGGATTAGAGTTCTTATGATTGAATGGATGCAAAATCATAGAAAGTATTTAGTGGTTACAATATGGATAAGCACGATCGCTTTTATTGCCGCCGGGATGATAGGCTGGGGGCAATACAGCTTTTCTTTAGATAGCGATAGTGCTGCCAAAGTGGGACAGATTAAGATTTCTCAAGAAGAATTAGCCCAAGAATACCGCCGCCTTAAAGACGCATACGCTGAGTCTATCCCCAATTTTAAAGAACTCACCGAAGATCAAATCAAAGCCATGCATTTAGAAAAAAGCGCTCTAGATTCGCTCATCAATCAAGCCCTATTGAGAAATCTCGCTTTAGATTTAGGGCTTGGCGCTACGAAGCAAGAAGTGGCAAAAGAGATCAAAAAAACGAGTGTTTTTCAAAAAGATGGCGTTTTTGATGAAGAATTGTATAAAAATATCTTAAAGCAAAGCCATTACCGCCCCAAACACTTTGAAGAAAGCGTTGAAAGGCTTTTAATCCTTCAAAAAATCAGCACTCTCTTCCCCAAAACCACTACCCCTTTAGAGCAATCCAGTTTATCGCTTTGGGCAAAATTGCAAGACAAATTAGACATTCTTATCCTAAACCCTAATGATGTTAAAATCTCTCTTAATGAAGAAGAGATGAAAAAATATTACGAATCCCATAAAAAGGATTTTAAAAAGCCCACGAGCTTTAAAACACGCTCTTTGTATTTTGACGCTAGTTTGGAAAAACCTGATTTGAAAGAGTTGGAGGAATACTACCATAAAAACAAGGTGTCTTATTTGGACAAAGAGGGGAAATTACAGGATTTTAAAAGCGTTCAAGAGCAAGTCAAGCATGATTTAAGCATGCAAAAAGCGAATGAA is a genomic window of Helicobacter pylori oki112 containing:
- a CDS encoding adenosylmethionine--8-amino-7-oxononanoate transaminase: MNFQENLAALDLEYLWHPCSQMQEHQNFPIIPIKKAQGIYLYDFNDNAYMDLISSWWVNLFGHNNAYISQQLKNQIDNLEHVLLASFSHKPIITLSQRLCQLTHMDKCFYADNGSSCIEIALKMSYHAHFLKNQTNHKKLFLSLSNSYHGETLGALSAGDVKLYKDTYTPLLLKNLTTPVPKNDNEIENSLNALKRLLDKYHEEICAFIAEPLLQCAGNMHIYSAKYLKQAVLLCKQKNIHIVFDEIATGFGRTGSMFAFEQCEIEPDFLCLSKGISGGYLPLSVLLTHNEIYNQFYAPYEENKAFLHSHSYTGNALACACANATLDIFEKENVIEKNKALSGFIFNALQNALKPLIDQQVVSDLRHLGMVFAFEVFIQTKERLSLAVFKKALTKGLLLRPLNNTIYLMPPYIITHEEINKAIAGLVETLDELKKG
- a CDS encoding peptidylprolyl isomerase, with product MIEWMQNHRKYLVVTIWISTIAFIAAGMIGWGQYSFSLDSDSAAKVGQIKISQEELAQEYRRLKDAYAESIPNFKELTEDQIKAMHLEKSALDSLINQALLRNLALDLGLGATKQEVAKEIKKTSVFQKDGVFDEELYKNILKQSHYRPKHFEESVERLLILQKISTLFPKTTTPLEQSSLSLWAKLQDKLDILILNPNDVKISLNEEEMKKYYESHKKDFKKPTSFKTRSLYFDASLEKPDLKELEEYYHKNKVSYLDKEGKLQDFKSVQEQVKHDLSMQKANEKALRSYVALKKANAQNYTTQDFEENNSPYTAEITQKLAALKPLEILKPEPFKDGFIVVQLISQTKDELQDFNEAKSTLKTRLTQEKTLMALQTLAKEKLKDFKGKSVGYVSPNFGGTISELSQEESAKFINALFNRQEKKGFIAINNKMVLYQITEQNFNHSFSAEESQYMQRLVNNTKTDFFDKALIEELKKRYKIVKYIQ